Proteins encoded within one genomic window of Aspergillus nidulans FGSC A4 chromosome VII:
- a CDS encoding protein papA (transcript_id=CADANIAT00008764) has product MAAKLIDRKLHNISGKLLVAELFFEVPLNYSRPGDGTLRLFARSVRRSAKPLDSGKDDKQSPLPWLVYLQGGPGMGCRPPQEYGWVGTALDKGYQVLFLDQRGTGLSSTVTARTLALQGNAIKQAEYLKQFRADSIVKDCEAIRRCLTTDYPEEKRKWSIIGQSFGGFCAVTYLSFFPEGLVEAFICGGLPPLVNGPDPVYSRTYEKVIERNKAYYAKFPEDVYRVKKVVDHLKQNKVSVPSGTLIPERIQQLGIMFGMHGNLILRAASDLEVFGFLTHPTLVAIDSFGGFDSNIIYAILHESIYCQGEASNWSADRLRSSNPVFSLDTNAPEVLFTGEMIYKDMFDSYTELNQVREAAEILASTTDWPALYDEAQLAKNEVPVYAATYIEDMYVHYDHSQTTAAKIKGIKQFITNVMYHNAIRSKSDELFQQLFALRDDTID; this is encoded by the exons ATGGCTGCCAAACTAATCGACCGAAAATTACACAACATCTCAG GAAAGCTGCTTGTCGCAGAGCTGTTCTTCGAGGTTCCCCTCAACTACAGCCGACCGGGAGATGGGACTCTTCGACTCTTCGCTCGCAGCGTCCGTCGTTCGGCAAAACCACTTGACTCTGGTAAAGATGACAAGCAGTCACCTCTCCCCTGGCTTGTCTACCTGCAGGGTGGTCCAGGAATGGGTTGTCGTCCCCCGCAGGAGTACGGCTGGGTCGGGACAGCACTGGACAAAGGATACCAG GTATTGTTCCTCGACCAGCGTGGAACTGGGTTAAGTTCAACCGTCACAGCAAGGACCCTGGCTCTGCAGGGCAATGCCATTAAACAGGCCGAGTATCTCAAACAGTTCCGGGCTGATAGCATTGTGAAAGACTGCGAAGCTATCCGTCGCTGTCTGACAACGGACTACCCAGAAGAGAAGCGGAAATGGAGCATCATCGGCCAGAGCTTTGGCGGGTTCTGTGCCGTAACCTatctttccttctt CCCAGAAGGACTGGTTGAAGCATTCATTTGCGGCGGGCTTCCGCCCCTTGTCAACGGACCGGATCCTGTCTACTCCCGTACTTACG AAAAGGTAATTGAGAGAAACAAGGCGTACTATGCCAAGTTTCCGGAAGACGTCTATCGGGTGAAAAAGGTCGTCGACCATTTGAAGCAGAACAAGGTTAGCGTACCATCTGGGACGCTTATTCCTGAACGCATCCAGCAACTGGGAATCATGTTTGGCATGCATG GAA ATCTTATATTGCGCGCCGCCAGCGATCTGGAGGTTTTCGGCTTCCTCACCCATCCTACTCTGGTGGCTATTGATAGCTTTGGCGGCTTCGACAGCAATATCATCTATGCTATCCTCCACGAGTCCATCTACTGCCAGGG AGAGGCCTCCAACTGGTCCGCAGACAGACTCCGGTCATCGAACCcagtcttcagccttgacacAAATGCACCAGAAGTCCTTTTCACGGGAGAGATG ATATACAAAGACATGTTTGACTCTTACACCGAACTTAACCAAgtcagagaagcagcagagatccTCGCCTCAACGACCGACTGGCCCGCCCTCTACGACGAGGCGCAGCTAGCGAAGAACGAAGTCCCCGTGTACGCAGCGACATACATAGAAGATATGTACGTACACTACGATCACTCGCAAACCACCGCTGCGAAGATCAAAGGTATTAAGCAGTTCATCACGAATGTGATGTACCATAATGCGATTCGGAGTAAATCAGAtgagctcttccagcagctttTTGCGCTGAGGGACGATACGATAGATTAG
- a CDS encoding putative Kelch repeats protein (transcript_id=CADANIAT00008762) gives MGKKNKKSAEHKERVAAKQSKKADKKEKKHKSKGKDADSDAEDADLDAILAQYAEEQARFLKVTEVVSGPPSPRSSATVLASPSNRNELLIFGGEYFDGTLATFYNNLFVYLIDRGEWREVTSPNSPLPRSGHAWCRGGNTGGIYLFGGEFSSPKQGTFYHYNDFWHLDPSTREWSRIETKGKGPPARSGHRMTYFKNYIILFGGFQDTSQQTKYLQDLWIYDCSKYTWYNPVLSTASQKPDPRSSSSFLPHESGAVLYGGYSRVKVTAGAGGKSAKGGPQRMTMKPMVHQDTWFLRITPPAPEAPPSTPPTVRWERRKKPANSPNPARAGATMAYHKGRGIMFGGVHDVELSEEGIESEFFNTLFAWNTDRNRFFPLTLRRPKNTGKSQQGNQAAKSRNRGKATEEELLQNLKALEAKKGIRVDENDDDNEFLPKEDEEPVQPEKPAIVRFEMPHMRFNAQLAVQEDTLFIFGGTYEKGDREFTFNDMYSIDLGKMDGVKEIFYNEPGNWHLLNEADSDEEMDEDDEEGEEEEEAEEEDAMSLDTASAAPTETTDVTVPSVTRDLEQLDIEEQDAEPSIQDSRPLPRPFETLREFFSRTSEEWQQILLETLNERGVAVEKNIKELRKDAFNLAEEKWWDSREEIMALEDEQEAAGIGEVISIADRAENAGGAGRRR, from the exons ATGGgcaaaaagaacaagaaatcaGCCGAGCACAAGGAGCGTGTAGCGGCAAAACAATCCAAGAAAGcagacaagaaagaaaagaagcacAAGTCCAAGGGCAAAGATGCAGACAGTGACGCTGAAGACGCTGATCTAGACGCTATTCTCGCTCAATACGCAGAGGAACAGGCCAGGTTTCTGAAGGTCACAGAGGTCGTCTCAGGGCCTCCATCCCCTCGATCGTCTGCCACTGTGCTTGCTTCTCCGTCTAATAGGAATGAGCTACTCATTTTTGGTGGGGAGTACTTCGATGGTACACTGGCAACGTTCTATAATAATCTGTTCGTCTATCTCATTGACAGAGGGGAATGGCGCGAGGTTACCAGTCCGAATAGCCCGCTGCCGAGGAGCGGGCATGCTTGGTGCCGTGGAGGTAATACTGGGGGGATATATCTCTTTGGCGGCGAGTTTTCTTCGCCGAAGCAAGGGACTTTCTACCACTATAACGATTTCTGGCACCTTGATCCATCGACAAGAGAGTGGTCGCGTATTGAGACCAAAGGGAAAGGGCCTCCTGCCAGGAGCGGGCACAGAATGACTTATTTCAAG AACTACATCATCCTCTTTGGTGGCTTCCAAGACACATCACAGCAAACAAAATACCTCCAAGACCTTTGGATCTATGACTGCTCAAAATACACATGGTACAACCCCGTCTTATCGACCGCTTCACAAAAGCCCGACCCgcggtcctcgtcctcgttcctcCCTCACGAGTCCGGAGCAGTACTGTACGGCGGATACTCCCGCGTCAAGGTGACCGCAGGGGCCGGCGGCAAGTCTGCCAAAGGCGGCCCGCAGCGCATGACAATGAAGCCCATGGTTCATCAAGATACATGGTTCCTTCGGATCACACCGCCAGCACCTGAAGCGCCCCCATCGACGCCACCAACAGTCCGCTGGGAGCGCCGCAAGAAGCCCGCAAACTCGCCTAACCCGGCTAGGGCTGGTGCGACGATGGCGTACCACAAGGGCCGCGGGATTATGTTTGGTGGTGTCCACGACGTGGAGCTGAGTGAGGAGGGTATTGAAAGTGAATTTTTCAACACATTGTTCGCATGGAATACGGACAGAAACCGTTTTTTCCCTCTCACCCTGCGACGTCCCAAGAACACGGGTAAAAGCCAGCAAGGAAATCAGGCAGCTAAATCTCGGAACAGGGGGAAAGCTACTGAAGAGGAGCTATTGCAAAATCTGAAGGCGCTGGAGGCTAAGAAAGGGATACGCGTTGACGAAAACGACGACGATAATGAGTTCCTACCtaaagaggacgaagaaccCGTGCAGCCGGAAAAGCCGGCTATTGTCCGCTTCGAGATGCCCCATATGCGTTTCAACGCGCAGCTCGCAGTGCAGGAAGACACGCTTTTCATCTTCGGCGGGACATACGAGAAGGGAGACCGCGAGTTCACGTTCAACGACATGTACTCAATTGATCTGGGCAAGATGGACGGAGTCAAGGAGATCTTCTACAACGAGCCGGGTAATTGGCATCTGCTCAACGAGGCGGACAGcgatgaagagatggatgaagatgatgaagagggagaggaggaagaagaggcggaagaagaggacgcgATGTCTCTTGATACTGCCTCGGCTGCACCCACTGAGACCACCGATGTAACCGTGCCTTCCGTAACCCGAGACCTGGAGCAGCTCGATATTGAAGAGCAAGACGCCGAGCCGTCAATTCAGGATAGCAGACCGCTGCCGCGCCCGTTTGAGACTTTACGTGAATTCTTTAGCCGCACGAGTGAGGAGTGGCAGCAGATCTTGCTTGAGACGTTGAATGAGAGGGGAGTGGCAGTGGAGAAGAATATAAAGGAACTCCGCAAGGATGCGTTTAATTTGGCGGAGGAGAAGTGGTGGGATAGTAGGGAGGAGATTATGGCGCTGGAAGATGAGCAGGAGGCGGCTGGGATTGGGGAGGTTATCAGTATTGCCGACAGGGCTGAgaatgctggtggtgctgggcggcggaggtga
- a CDS encoding pyridoxal phosphate-dependent decarboxylase family protein (transcript_id=CADANIAT00008763), which produces MSTMNVDIEATAKEHGQLHQDLWEFLNTEQSTVLPDASSLARARSSLRQSLDDKGIGYDSTRRHILDDLVPAFNLSSISPLYYGFVTGGVTPAALFADGIVSAYDQNVQVHLTEHTIATDVEYATLGLLVDLLRLDHDWHNGTFTTGATASNILGLACGREYVVRQALRKRGPANTQGVGEIGLFEAMHAAGLSGIQVLSTMPHSSLVKAAGVLGIGRANVQNVSDDNHPLRFDLDKVKAKLGDMSKATIIAVSCGEVNTGYFATGGLDEMQKLRKLCDEYGAWLHVDGAFGIFGRVLPETPEFTAIKQGCEGMELADSIAGDGHKMLNVPYDCGFFLTRHRDEAVNVFQNANAAYLTGGTSDAPSIPSPLNIGLENSRRFRALPVYASLLAYGSRGYQTIIEEQIRLARKIAAWLYDHPKYNVLPEVNSKHELLDKTYMVVLFSAKDDNLNCQLAAKIDETRKIYVSGTSWQQRPACRIAISNWRVQADRDFFIVKGVLDEVAGNGA; this is translated from the coding sequence ATGTCAACAATGAACGTGGACATCGAGGCCACCGCAAAGGAGCATGGTCAACTCCACCAAGATCTCTGGGAGTTTTTGAACACAGAGCAGTCAACAGTACTGCCTGATGCTTCAAGCCTGGCTCGAGCAAGATCGTCTCTCAGGCAATCGCTTGATGACAAGGGGATCGGATACGATTCTACAAGGCGACACATCCTGGACGACCTTGTCCCCGCATTCAATCTGAGCAGCATTAGCCCGCTTTACTATGGGTTCGTTACTGGCGGTGTCACGCCTGCTGCGCTATTTGCGGACGGGATCGTCTCTGCATACGATCAGAACGTTCAAGTCCATCTTACAGAGCACACCATAGCGACAGACGTTGAGTACGCGACGTTGGGGCTTCTcgtcgatcttcttcgcctaGACCATGATTGGCACAATGGCACTTTTACGACTGGCGCGACAGCAAGCAATATCTTAGGGTTGGCTTGCGGACGGGAATATGTTGTACGCCAGGCACTGCGGAAACGGGGACCAGCAAATACACAGGGCGTAGGAGAAATTGGACTCTTTGAAGCTATGCACGCGGCTGGGCTCTCGGGGATACAAGTGCTTTCCACAATGCCGCACTCGTCGCTAGTAAAGGCGGCAGGTGTCCTGGGTATCGGCCGTGCCAACGTCCAGAACGTTTCTGATGATAACCATCCTCTTCGATTCGATCTGGATAAGGTAAAAGCTAAGCTAGGCGACATGTCAAAGGCCACTATTATCGCTGTATCCTGCGGCGAGGTCAACACCGGGTATTTCGCCACGGGTGGGCTGGATGAGATGCAAAAGCTGCGCAAGCTATGCGATGAGTACGGTGCCTGGCTACATGTGGATGGAGCGTTCGGGATCTTTGGTCGTGTTCTTCCAGAAACCCCGGAATTCACTGCCATTAAACAAGGATGTGAAGGGATGGAGTTGGCAGACTCCATAGCAGGAGACGGCCACAAAATGCTCAACGTACCCTACGACTGCGGATTCTTCCTTACTCGGCACCGAGATGAAGCCGTGAATGTGTTCCAAAATGCCAACGCAGCTTATCTAACCGGAGGCACTAGCGATGCTCCATCGATACCATCACCTTTGAACATCGGACTTGAAAACTCACGACGATTCCGCGCCCTACCTGTTTACGCTTCCCTGCTTGCATACGGAAGCAGGGGATACCAAACTATTATCGAGGAGCAAATCCGGCTAGCTAGGAAGATCGCCGCATGGCTGTACGACCACCCGAAGTACAATGTGCTACCGGAAGTAAATAGCAAGCACGAATTGCTGGATAAGACATATATGGTTGTTCTGTTTAGTGCCAAAGACGATAATCTGAACTGCCAGCTTGCGGCAAAGATTGATGAGACTCGGAAGATATATGTCTCTGGCACCTCCTGGCAGCAGAGACCGGCTTGCCGGATTGCCATTTCGAACTGGAGGGTTCAGGCTGATAGAGACTTCTTTATTGTTAAAGGGGTATTGGATGAGGTGGCTGGAAATGGGGCTTGA
- a CDS encoding guanine nucleotide exchange factor MON1 (transcript_id=CADANIAT00008765), translating to MDTKDSNSSQALAIDGGAQTRPTDDHASLTKRLTQPRSDRSQSPEGRPPPLPPRPETLILLEDGGAAPGTPRPNVSAVHPGLQSRATTAVSLAEISQNDRGKDALAVRSFPGTVRAKASLSHLATPKDGSDAGDSASVTSYVPYSESGDVENIFGSLASSEVGIAQEESTGLMQFPEFQADDVEDDFASELEPVGEIGEGGENEGTVLAYGSTTAETDQLIDLVLEKWKAKRKHYIILSAAGKPIWTRHGDGGLISTYVGIIQTIISSYEDSNDRLNGFTAGDTKFTVVAKGPLYLVAISRILESDTQLKLQLEALYMQILSTLTLPALTHLFSVRPSTDLKRPLQGSETLLSTLADSFTKGSPSTLLSALECLKIRKSHRQTINNTLLKTKVSKLLYGLVVAGGRLVSVVRPKKHSLHPGDLQLLFNMIFEAEAVKAGGGESWIPVCLPGFNSSGYLYIFFELQAMKNALVEKLEENGSINNIKEAIDKGRPSTTDIVPGSVLHHFVYKSRVNVQFIMSAYDPEFSTITRRRRLISTYNNLHASVHAKHTHVKVHHCVTQSSSSFAWITPVFELYCVAGPHANRNALAQSASKVVQWVQKEEERLFIISGAVSHALFVIVYAPTDLLQVF from the exons ATGGACACGAAAGACAGCAATTCCTCGCAAGCCTTGGCTATTGATGGGGGCGCGCAGACCCGACCAACTGATGATCATGCCTCCTTGACAAAGCGACTCACTCAACCTCGATCTGATCGCAGCCAGAGCCCCGAAGGCCGTCCACCGCCGTTACCCCCGCGTCCGGAGACACTGATCCTGTTAGAAGATGGAGGGGCAGCTCCTGGGACACCAAGACCGAACGTTTCAGCAGTGCATCCAGGCCTGCAATCAAGGGCTACTACGGCCGTATCACTGGCTGAGATATCCCAAAATGATCGAGGAAAGGATGCTTTGGCTGTTCGCTCTTTTCCCGGTACTGTTCGTGCGAAAGCCAGTCTCAGCCATCTAGCAACGCCGAAGGACGGAAGCGATGCTGGCGACAGCGCAAGCGTTACAAGTTATGTCCCTTATTCCGAGTCGGGAGATGTGGAAAATATCTTTGGCTCTCTCGCGTCCTCCGAAGTGGGAATAGCTCAAGAGGAAAGTACCGGCTTGATGCAATTTCCCGAGTTCCAAGCCGACGATGTGGAGGACGACTTCGCGAGTGAACTCGAGCCGGTCGGCGAGATCGGCGAGGGAGGGGAGAACGAAGGTACTGTACTTGCTTACGGTTCTACCACCGCTGAGACTGACCAATTGATAGATCTAGTACTTGAGAAATGGAAGGCGAAGCGGAAGCACTACATAATACTTTCCGCTGCTGGAAAGCCGATCTGGACAAGGCATGGCGACGGCGGTCTCATCTCCACATATGTCGGCATTATCCAAACAATCATTTCATCCTACGAAGACTCCAATGACCGGTTGAACGGCTTCACAGCTGGCGACACCAAGTTTACAGTCGTTGCGAAAGGCCCTTTATACTTGGTTGCCATTAGTCGAATTCTTGAAAGTGATACCCAGCTCAAGCTTCAGCTCGAGGCGTTGTATATGCAAATCCTATCCACCTTGACGCTTCCAGCGTTGACCCATCTATTCTCCGTGCGGCCATCGACCGATCTGAAGCGTCCCCTACAAGGGTCCGAGACCCTACTTTCAACATTAGCAGACAGCTTCACTAAGGGCTCGCCATCTACATTGCTTTCTGCCCTGGAGTGCCTGAAAATCCGCAAATCGCACCGTCAAACCATCAACAACACTCTCTTAAAAACGAAGGTCAGCAAACTGCTATACGGTCTCGTTGTCGCAGGCGGTCGTCTCGTCAGCGTCGTCAGGCCAAAGAAGCACTCGCTGCACCCCGGCGATCTCCAGCTTTTATTCAATATGATATTCGAGGCGGAAGCCGTCAaagctggcggcggcgaaagcTGGATCCCTGTATGCCTTCCCGGGTTCAACAGCAGTGGGTATCTATATAT CTTCTTCGAGTTGCAGGCCATGAAGAATGCACTTGTAGAG aaactggaagaGAATGGCAGCATTAATAACATTAAAGAAGCCATTGACAAGGGCCGACCAAGTACAACGGACATAGTCCCAGGGTCAGTCCTGCATCACTTTGTATATAAATCCCGCGTCAATGTCCAATTCATCATGTCCGCGTATGACCCGGAGTTCTCAACCATCACCCGACGCCGAAG ACTGATATCAACATATAATAATCTCCACGCAAGCGTCCACGCCAAACACACCCATGTCAAAGTCCACCACTGCGTCACTCagtcctcaagctcctttgCATGGATAACGCCAGTTTTCGAACTCTACTGTGTAGCTGGGCCGCATGCGAACCGGAATGCGCTGGCGCAAAGCGCCAGCAAGGTTGTGCAATGGgtgcagaaggaagaagagcggctGTTTATAATTAGTGGAGCGGTGAGTCATGCTTTATTTGTGATCGTATATGCACCGACTGATTTGTTACAGGTCTTTTGA